A single region of the Cronobacter condimenti 1330 genome encodes:
- the tyrR gene encoding transcriptional regulator TyrR has protein sequence MRLEVFCEDRLGLTRELLDLLVLRSIDLRGIEIDPIGRIYLNFSTLEFNAFSSLMAEIRRIPGVTDVRTVPWMPSEREHRSLSALLEALPEPVFSVDMKSKIELANPASCALFGQSEARLRNHTAGSLINGVNFQRWLESSPADSHTEHVVINGQDFLLEITPVHLEEESGGSVLTGAVVMLRSTVRMGRQLQNLTSQDLHAFSHIIAVSPRMKQVVDQARKLAMLNAPLLITGDTGTGKDLLAHACHLASPRADKPYLALNCASIPEDVVESELFGHAPGAYANAHEGKKGFFEQANGGSVLLDEIGEMSPRMQAKLLRFLNDGTFRRVGEEHEVHVDVRVICATQKNLVELVQKGAFREDLYYRLNVLTLNLPPLRDRPQDIMPLTEMFVARFADEQGVPRPKLASDLGSVLTRYGWPGNVRQLKNAIYRALTQLEGYELRPQDILLPDFDAAALPVGEEAMEGSLDDITRRFERSVLTQLYRSYPSTRKLAKRLGVSHTAIANKLREYGLSQRKGEE, from the coding sequence ATGCGTCTTGAAGTGTTTTGTGAAGACCGCCTCGGTCTGACCCGTGAATTACTCGATCTCCTGGTGCTGCGCAGTATCGATTTGCGCGGTATTGAAATCGACCCGATCGGGCGAATCTATCTCAATTTTTCCACGCTGGAATTTAATGCCTTCAGCAGCCTGATGGCGGAAATCCGCCGTATTCCCGGCGTCACCGACGTGCGCACCGTGCCGTGGATGCCCTCAGAGCGTGAGCATCGTTCGCTGAGTGCGCTGTTAGAAGCGCTGCCGGAGCCGGTGTTCTCAGTCGATATGAAAAGCAAAATCGAGCTTGCCAACCCCGCCAGCTGCGCGCTGTTTGGCCAGAGCGAAGCACGGTTGCGTAACCATACCGCCGGCAGCCTGATTAATGGCGTTAATTTCCAGCGCTGGCTAGAGAGTAGCCCGGCGGACTCCCACACCGAACATGTGGTGATCAACGGCCAGGATTTCCTGCTGGAGATTACGCCTGTGCATCTGGAAGAAGAGAGCGGCGGGAGCGTGCTGACCGGCGCGGTGGTAATGCTGCGCTCCACCGTGCGCATGGGGCGGCAGTTGCAAAACCTCACAAGCCAGGATCTGCATGCGTTCAGCCATATTATCGCTGTCAGCCCGCGCATGAAGCAGGTGGTAGATCAGGCGCGTAAACTCGCGATGCTGAACGCCCCGCTGCTCATCACCGGTGACACCGGCACCGGCAAAGATCTGCTGGCTCACGCATGTCATCTGGCGAGCCCGCGCGCGGATAAACCGTATCTGGCGCTCAACTGTGCATCTATTCCTGAAGATGTGGTGGAAAGCGAGCTGTTCGGTCATGCGCCTGGCGCCTACGCCAATGCACACGAAGGGAAAAAAGGCTTTTTTGAGCAGGCTAACGGCGGTTCAGTGTTGCTTGATGAAATCGGTGAAATGTCACCGAGGATGCAGGCCAAACTGCTGCGTTTTCTCAACGACGGCACGTTCCGCCGGGTGGGTGAAGAGCATGAGGTGCATGTTGATGTGCGCGTAATCTGTGCAACGCAGAAAAACCTCGTGGAACTGGTGCAAAAAGGCGCGTTTCGTGAGGATCTCTATTATCGTCTGAACGTGCTGACGCTGAACCTGCCGCCGCTGCGCGACCGTCCGCAGGACATCATGCCGCTCACCGAAATGTTCGTGGCGCGCTTTGCCGATGAACAGGGCGTACCGCGCCCGAAACTGGCAAGCGATCTCGGCAGCGTATTGACACGCTACGGCTGGCCGGGCAACGTGCGTCAACTGAAAAATGCGATTTATCGCGCGCTGACACAGCTTGAAGGTTATGAACTGCGCCCGCAGGATATCCTGTTGCCGGATTTCGACGCCGCCGCGCTGCCGGTCGGCGAAGAGGCGATGGAAGGCTCGCTTGACGACATTACCCGCCGCTTCGAGCGCTCGGTGCTGACCCAGCTTTACCGCAGTTATCCGAGTACCCGAAAACTTGCCAAACGTCTCGGTGTCTCGCATACGGCCATCGCGAACAAACTGCGCGAATACGGCTTAAGCCAGCGCAAGGGCGAAGAATAA
- a CDS encoding peptide ABC transporter substrate-binding protein, which produces MKIPVSFTLSALCVATALTTAFAADVPPGTVLAEHQTLVRHLKDEPASLDPAKAVGLPEIQVLRDLFEGLVNQNEKGELVPGVATQWQSSDNRIWTFKLRDNAQWSDGTPVTAQDFVYSWQRMVDPKMTSPFAWIFSLAGMTHAQAIIDGKQSPTTLGVSAVDAHTLKVTLDKPLPWFPALAANVALYPVKKNNVEQGGDWTRPGNLVGNGAFVLKDRVVNEKLVLVPNSHYWDHAKTVLTQVTFLPVNQESAATKRYLANDIDITESFPKNLYQKLKKEIPDQVFTPPQLGTYYYAFNTQKGPTADARVRLALSMTIDRRLMAEKVLGTGEKPAWRFTPDVTAGFTPAPSEWEEMSQQELNAQAKTLLQAAGYGPSRPLDLTLLYNTSENHQKIAIAVASMWKKNLGVEVKLKNQEWKTYIDSRNTGNFDVIRASWVGDYNEPSTFLSLLSSTHSGNIARFNNPDYDKILQQAAQETSATARNADYNSAERIIASQAPIAPIYQYTNGRLIKPWLKGYPINNPEDVAYSRTMYILKH; this is translated from the coding sequence ATGAAAATTCCTGTAAGTTTCACCCTGAGCGCATTATGCGTCGCGACCGCGCTGACCACGGCTTTTGCCGCCGACGTGCCGCCTGGCACTGTACTTGCCGAACACCAGACGCTTGTGCGTCATCTCAAAGACGAACCCGCGTCGCTGGATCCGGCAAAAGCGGTCGGGCTGCCGGAAATCCAGGTGCTGCGCGATCTTTTTGAAGGGCTGGTAAACCAGAACGAGAAAGGCGAACTGGTGCCAGGAGTCGCAACGCAGTGGCAGAGCAGTGATAACCGCATCTGGACCTTTAAACTGCGCGACAACGCGCAGTGGTCTGACGGCACGCCGGTGACCGCGCAGGATTTTGTCTACAGCTGGCAGCGCATGGTGGATCCTAAGATGACGTCGCCTTTCGCCTGGATTTTCTCGCTGGCGGGCATGACGCACGCGCAGGCTATTATCGATGGCAAGCAGTCGCCGACAACGCTTGGCGTCAGCGCTGTAGATGCGCATACCCTCAAAGTAACGCTGGATAAACCGCTGCCGTGGTTCCCGGCTCTTGCGGCCAATGTGGCGCTCTACCCGGTGAAAAAAAATAACGTAGAGCAGGGCGGTGACTGGACGCGGCCGGGTAATCTCGTTGGCAACGGCGCGTTCGTTCTTAAAGATCGCGTGGTCAATGAAAAGCTGGTGCTGGTTCCCAACAGCCACTACTGGGACCACGCGAAAACGGTCCTGACGCAGGTGACTTTTTTACCGGTCAATCAGGAGTCTGCGGCGACCAAACGCTATCTGGCGAACGATATCGACATCACCGAATCTTTCCCTAAAAACCTCTATCAGAAGCTGAAAAAAGAGATCCCGGACCAGGTCTTTACGCCACCGCAGCTCGGCACCTATTACTATGCGTTTAATACGCAGAAAGGGCCGACAGCGGACGCCCGCGTGCGTCTTGCCCTCAGCATGACCATTGACCGCCGCCTGATGGCGGAAAAGGTGCTTGGCACCGGTGAGAAGCCAGCCTGGCGCTTTACCCCGGATGTGACAGCCGGCTTCACGCCCGCACCGTCTGAATGGGAGGAGATGAGCCAGCAAGAGCTGAACGCGCAGGCCAAAACGCTGTTGCAGGCGGCCGGTTATGGCCCGTCGCGCCCGCTGGATCTGACGCTGCTCTACAATACGTCCGAAAACCATCAGAAAATCGCTATTGCCGTGGCGTCGATGTGGAAGAAAAACCTCGGGGTGGAGGTGAAGCTGAAAAACCAGGAATGGAAGACTTATATCGACAGCCGCAATACGGGGAATTTCGATGTGATCCGCGCCTCGTGGGTTGGCGACTATAATGAGCCGTCAACATTCCTGTCGCTACTGTCTTCTACCCATAGCGGCAATATCGCCCGTTTCAATAACCCGGATTACGACAAAATTTTGCAACAGGCCGCGCAGGAAACCTCCGCCACCGCGCGTAATGCCGATTACAACAGCGCCGAGCGCATTATTGCCTCGCAAGCGCCTATTGCCCCCATATACCAGTACACCAATGGCCGGTTAATTAAGCCGTGGCTGAAGGGTTATCCCATTAATAACCCTGAAGACGTAGCTTACAGCCGCACCATGTATATTCTTAAGCATTAA
- the ycjG gene encoding L-Ala-D/L-Glu epimerase translates to MRSVNVYQEAWPLHSPFVIARGSRSEAVVVVVELEEEGVRAYGECTPYPRYGESVASVLAQIMTVVPQLEAGLDRAGLQRLLPAGAARNAIDCALWDLEAKRAGQTLAAHLSVTLPDKHATAQTVIIGAPEQMAVNAALLWDKGARLLKIKLDDTFITERMVAIREAVPEATLIVDANESWHAEGLAARCQLLADLGVHMLEQPLPASDDRALENFIHPLPICADESCHTRGSLKTLAGRYEMINIKLDKTGGLTEALALARQETEEGFTLMLGCMLCTSRAISAALPLIPQARFTDLDGPTWLAADVEPALRFTPGQLYLHPDAGPQALSS, encoded by the coding sequence ATGAGAAGCGTAAACGTGTATCAGGAAGCCTGGCCGCTTCATTCGCCGTTTGTGATTGCCCGCGGCAGCCGCAGTGAAGCGGTGGTGGTCGTGGTGGAGCTGGAAGAAGAGGGCGTGCGTGCGTACGGCGAATGTACGCCGTATCCGCGCTACGGTGAAAGTGTCGCGTCAGTGCTGGCGCAAATAATGACGGTAGTCCCGCAGCTTGAAGCCGGGCTCGACAGGGCTGGCCTCCAGCGCCTGTTGCCCGCCGGCGCGGCGCGAAATGCCATTGACTGCGCCCTCTGGGATCTGGAAGCCAAGCGCGCCGGACAGACGCTGGCGGCGCATTTATCTGTCACTCTGCCGGATAAGCACGCTACTGCCCAGACGGTGATTATCGGCGCGCCGGAGCAGATGGCGGTTAATGCCGCGCTGCTGTGGGATAAGGGTGCGCGGCTTTTGAAAATCAAACTCGACGATACCTTCATTACCGAGCGCATGGTTGCTATTCGTGAAGCGGTGCCGGAGGCGACGCTGATTGTCGATGCCAACGAATCCTGGCATGCGGAGGGGCTGGCGGCGCGTTGCCAGCTGCTCGCGGATCTTGGTGTCCACATGCTGGAGCAGCCGCTGCCCGCCTCGGACGACCGCGCGCTGGAAAATTTCATTCATCCCTTGCCCATCTGCGCCGATGAGAGCTGCCACACGCGCGGCAGCCTGAAGACCCTCGCCGGACGCTATGAGATGATCAACATTAAGCTCGATAAAACCGGTGGCCTGACCGAAGCGCTGGCGCTGGCACGCCAGGAGACGGAGGAGGGGTTTACGCTGATGCTCGGCTGTATGCTCTGCACCTCACGCGCAATCAGTGCCGCACTGCCGCTGATCCCGCAGGCGCGCTTCACCGATCTCGACGGGCCAACCTGGCTTGCGGCGGATGTCGAACCCGCCTTACGCTTCACGCCAGGTCAGCTTTATCTTCATCCCGACGCCGGGCCTCAGGCGTTATCGTCGTAA
- the iraM gene encoding anti-adapter protein IraM: protein MTWRVVDSVVSTDTNSVFTLIASRQSIKRILWYKATFYLSTGDNVSIAGEAITVNDQSVTLTLYRTLSYNADFWQTLLRCNTHCPGNQQQQVHRCAYRHACKLLFCPFQLH, encoded by the coding sequence ATGACCTGGCGGGTTGTTGATTCTGTAGTAAGCACCGACACCAATTCTGTATTTACGTTAATTGCCTCGCGACAATCCATCAAACGGATCCTCTGGTATAAAGCGACATTTTATTTATCTACTGGCGATAATGTCTCCATCGCAGGTGAAGCAATAACCGTGAATGACCAATCCGTGACGTTAACGCTCTACCGCACCCTTTCCTATAACGCCGACTTCTGGCAAACCCTTTTACGTTGTAATACCCACTGTCCCGGCAATCAACAACAACAGGTGCATCGCTGCGCTTACCGGCACGCCTGTAAGCTGCTGTTTTGCCCGTTTCAATTGCATTAA
- a CDS encoding lysozyme inhibitor LprI family protein, translated as MKTLLNTALLALALSAVCVQAEEITHSAAADACIKQAGENSSDCLEAAGLASDNQLRQAFDAKITELQNFDYTRWPQGDEARRTQMVEALKISQQQWTEARDAFCTAASASAAGTPWLSAHALSCVMKMNQRRTEELALIHPLAEQK; from the coding sequence GTGAAAACCCTTTTGAATACCGCTCTGCTTGCGCTGGCATTAAGCGCCGTTTGCGTACAGGCAGAGGAAATCACCCACAGTGCGGCCGCTGATGCCTGTATCAAACAGGCCGGTGAAAACAGCAGTGACTGCCTTGAAGCCGCAGGGCTAGCGTCAGACAACCAGCTCCGACAGGCGTTTGATGCCAAAATAACTGAGCTGCAAAATTTTGACTACACCCGCTGGCCACAAGGTGACGAGGCCCGCCGCACGCAGATGGTGGAGGCGTTGAAAATCAGCCAGCAGCAGTGGACCGAGGCCCGGGACGCCTTCTGTACTGCCGCGAGCGCATCAGCCGCCGGGACGCCCTGGCTTAGCGCCCACGCGTTAAGCTGCGTCATGAAGATGAACCAGCGCCGCACCGAAGAGCTGGCGCTGATTCATCCACTGGCAGAACAGAAATAA
- the tpx gene encoding thiol peroxidase, with translation MSQIVYFQGNPVSVVGQIPQAGSKAAPFSLVAKDLSDVSLSQFAGKRKVLNIFPSIDTGVCAASVRKFNQLATGMENTVVLCISADLPFAQSRFCGAEGLSNVITLSTLRNPEFAASYGVGIEEGALKGLTARAVLVVNENDEVVFSELVNEITHEPNYDAALNALKA, from the coding sequence ATGTCACAAATCGTCTATTTCCAGGGCAATCCGGTTTCCGTGGTAGGTCAGATCCCGCAGGCTGGCAGCAAAGCGGCGCCGTTCAGCCTGGTGGCAAAAGATCTGTCTGACGTCTCACTGAGCCAGTTTGCCGGTAAGCGTAAAGTGCTGAACATTTTCCCGAGCATCGACACCGGCGTTTGCGCCGCGTCCGTGCGCAAATTCAACCAGCTGGCAACCGGTATGGAAAATACCGTGGTGCTGTGCATCTCTGCTGACCTGCCATTCGCACAGTCCCGCTTCTGCGGCGCGGAAGGCCTGAGCAACGTCATTACCCTCTCCACGCTGCGTAACCCTGAATTTGCCGCGTCTTACGGCGTTGGCATTGAAGAAGGCGCGCTGAAAGGCCTGACCGCGCGCGCGGTGCTGGTGGTCAATGAGAATGATGAAGTGGTATTCAGCGAGCTGGTGAATGAAATCACCCACGAGCCGAACTACGACGCGGCGCTGAACGCGCTGAAAGCGTAA
- a CDS encoding alpha/beta hydrolase-fold protein, producing the protein MAASPGEAASCLKSAVDGELAGTFDNRGRVCIIQPVLGENYVAATLTGAREAQLMDGQQQPLRRLVTRGPADGTHSLLFALPVRQPSTLILEGAAGTTWSLRWQAQETVPLAREQAPEPVSPTLQALARHLSGGGDTQAFWRNIAERGTPLVEPVDDNHRRITFLWRGARKNVFILGSPAGDHDPLFRLGLSDVWFRSYVVPADTLMQYKLAPDVPQIHGTPREQRRAILATAQADPLNPQQFLPSQEDRWNRYSLVTMGGARQCGAAGDLNGVRNGTLTRHAFTSARLNNTRDIQLYRPATPARWTLMVFDGNTYQDDYRLASVVDRLITARRLPPLNVVFIDSLDFTRRSKELPPNRDFADMMALELLPWLRAQGLAPQGRRTIVTGSSYGGLAASWVALRHPTVFGNVLSLSGSYWWAPKGEPASWLTREYERAPRLTVRFWLEAGRFETQGPDGGIYQNTREFEHVLREKGYAVSFHPWASGHDYVSWCEAMMQGVKYLTESRREHGGSG; encoded by the coding sequence ATGGCTGCATCACCTGGCGAAGCGGCGTCATGCCTGAAGAGCGCGGTTGACGGCGAGCTTGCCGGGACGTTTGATAACCGGGGACGCGTTTGCATTATCCAGCCGGTTCTCGGCGAAAATTATGTCGCCGCAACGCTGACCGGCGCGCGCGAGGCGCAACTGATGGATGGACAGCAGCAGCCGTTACGACGTCTGGTGACGCGTGGCCCGGCAGACGGTACCCATTCGTTGCTCTTTGCGCTGCCGGTCCGGCAGCCTTCCACGCTGATCCTGGAGGGGGCGGCAGGCACGACATGGTCTTTACGCTGGCAGGCCCAGGAAACGGTGCCGCTGGCGCGCGAGCAAGCGCCAGAACCCGTAAGCCCGACGCTTCAGGCGCTGGCGCGCCACCTGAGCGGCGGCGGCGATACGCAGGCGTTCTGGCGCAACATTGCGGAACGCGGCACGCCGCTTGTGGAACCCGTTGATGACAACCATCGACGCATCACATTTTTATGGCGCGGGGCCCGAAAAAACGTCTTTATTCTGGGCTCGCCCGCAGGCGACCACGATCCACTGTTTCGGCTCGGGCTGTCGGATGTCTGGTTTCGCAGCTATGTAGTGCCCGCCGATACGTTGATGCAGTACAAGCTCGCGCCGGATGTGCCACAAATCCACGGCACCCCGCGCGAGCAACGTCGCGCTATCCTTGCAACCGCTCAGGCGGATCCGCTGAACCCGCAGCAGTTTCTTCCTTCGCAGGAGGACCGCTGGAACCGTTATTCCTTAGTCACGATGGGCGGCGCACGCCAGTGCGGGGCGGCAGGCGATTTGAACGGCGTGCGAAACGGCACCCTGACGCGCCACGCGTTTACCAGCGCGCGGCTTAATAATACGCGCGACATTCAGCTTTACCGCCCGGCAACCCCCGCACGCTGGACGCTCATGGTCTTTGACGGCAACACTTACCAGGACGACTACCGGCTGGCATCCGTGGTCGATCGCCTGATAACCGCCCGACGCCTGCCACCGCTCAATGTGGTGTTTATCGACAGTCTGGATTTCACCCGACGCAGCAAAGAGCTGCCGCCTAACCGTGATTTCGCCGATATGATGGCGCTGGAGCTTCTGCCCTGGCTTCGCGCGCAGGGCCTCGCGCCGCAAGGGCGACGCACTATTGTCACAGGCTCCAGCTATGGCGGTCTGGCGGCGTCATGGGTGGCGCTTCGCCATCCGACGGTTTTCGGTAATGTCTTAAGCCTGTCAGGGTCGTACTGGTGGGCGCCAAAAGGCGAGCCGGCAAGCTGGCTGACACGCGAGTATGAGCGCGCGCCGCGCCTGACTGTGCGTTTCTGGCTAGAGGCCGGACGGTTCGAAACGCAGGGACCTGATGGAGGAATTTATCAGAATACGCGTGAGTTTGAGCACGTGCTGCGAGAGAAGGGCTACGCGGTGAGTTTTCACCCGTGGGCGAGCGGGCATGATTATGTGAGCTGGTGCGAGGCGATGATGCAGGGGGTAAAGTATCTCACCGAAAGCCGCCGTGAACACGGCGGCAGCGGGTAA
- a CDS encoding TonB-dependent siderophore receptor, which produces MVFKNKKIIKLGILSLAAAGVSGALAAKPGEETMVVTNGVAEDPHAPLKGLVATKTLSATKTSADLVRTPQSVSVVTRDQMSALDVTSVSQALRYSAGAFTEYRGGSNRNDEVFVRGFSYVPKFLDGLSFGATAGSQTGVVDPWLLERVELVRGPASVLFGQVNPGGLISMTSKRPSLDATQQVQLRTGNHRLAEGAFDVGGALDDEGHVLWRLNGLGRAQHNEVEDYKESRVAIAPALTWYANDQTRFTLLTSYQKDPDAGYRNFLPAYGTVKATADGRTIARDFNVSDPAYNTSRREQTSVGYELEHQLNDAVTLRQNARYSHITQEYRYLVYANSGPASTLLQRRPQHEQRDTQEFGLDNQLEARFETADVSHTLLTGFDYKQNRDHQRLARDSGARYDMDWTRPVYGLAISDSALTPVTNEQQDLDQMGLYLQDQLSWNRWELLLSGRYDVSEVRTTDLLEDTVTQQNDNKFTWRTGLLYAFDFGLSPYISYSTSFEPNLQTNRADGTAPFKPMEGKQTEVGLKYQPTESVLMSLALYDLKQTNVATYNSTLGYFENAGEVESKGVEMELHATLYDNLNLIASYTYTDAENVSTTVAGTEGKTPARIPAHMASAFASYTLPGGPLKGLTAGAGVRYIGTSYGDAQNTFKVPSVDLYDAMLRYDLGALNGQLKSAALQVNVNNLADKKYVSACASDTACFYGVGRTLTATVSYAW; this is translated from the coding sequence ATGGTCTTTAAAAATAAGAAGATAATTAAGTTGGGTATTCTCAGTCTTGCTGCAGCGGGCGTCTCGGGTGCGCTTGCGGCCAAACCGGGTGAAGAGACGATGGTCGTCACCAACGGCGTGGCAGAAGATCCGCATGCGCCGCTTAAAGGCCTGGTCGCCACAAAAACGCTCTCGGCGACGAAAACCAGCGCGGATCTTGTGCGTACGCCGCAGTCCGTTTCGGTGGTGACGCGCGATCAGATGTCCGCGCTTGACGTCACCTCGGTATCGCAGGCGCTGCGCTACAGCGCGGGTGCCTTCACGGAATATCGCGGCGGCTCTAACCGCAACGATGAAGTGTTTGTGCGTGGTTTCAGCTACGTGCCGAAGTTTCTCGACGGGCTGAGTTTTGGAGCCACCGCCGGCTCGCAGACCGGTGTGGTTGACCCGTGGCTGCTTGAGCGCGTCGAACTGGTTCGCGGCCCGGCGTCCGTGCTGTTTGGCCAGGTCAACCCCGGCGGGCTGATTAGCATGACCAGCAAACGTCCGTCCCTGGATGCCACGCAACAGGTACAACTGCGCACCGGCAACCATCGGCTGGCGGAAGGCGCGTTCGATGTGGGCGGCGCGCTGGATGACGAAGGCCACGTGCTGTGGCGCCTTAATGGACTGGGTCGCGCGCAGCATAATGAGGTGGAAGATTATAAAGAGTCACGTGTGGCGATTGCCCCCGCCCTCACCTGGTATGCTAACGATCAGACACGTTTTACGCTTTTGACCAGCTACCAGAAAGACCCCGATGCGGGTTATCGCAACTTCCTGCCCGCATACGGTACGGTGAAAGCTACCGCTGACGGGCGCACCATCGCGCGCGATTTCAACGTCAGCGACCCTGCTTACAATACGTCGCGCCGTGAGCAAACCTCCGTCGGTTATGAGCTTGAGCATCAGCTTAACGACGCGGTGACCCTGCGACAGAACGCTCGCTACAGCCATATCACGCAGGAGTACCGTTATCTGGTTTACGCCAACAGCGGCCCGGCGTCGACCCTCCTGCAGCGACGCCCGCAGCATGAACAGCGCGATACCCAGGAGTTCGGGCTGGATAACCAGCTGGAGGCGCGTTTCGAAACAGCGGATGTCAGCCATACGCTCCTGACCGGTTTTGACTATAAACAAAACCGCGATCATCAGCGCCTCGCGCGCGACAGCGGCGCACGCTACGACATGGACTGGACGCGCCCGGTTTACGGGCTCGCGATTTCGGACAGCGCGCTCACGCCCGTCACCAACGAGCAACAGGATCTGGACCAGATGGGGCTGTATTTGCAGGACCAGCTGAGCTGGAACCGCTGGGAGCTGCTGCTCTCGGGGCGGTATGATGTCTCAGAGGTGCGCACGACCGATCTGCTGGAGGACACCGTGACTCAGCAGAATGATAACAAATTCACCTGGCGTACCGGCCTGCTCTACGCGTTTGATTTTGGTCTCTCGCCCTATATCAGCTACAGCACCTCATTTGAACCGAACCTGCAAACCAACCGCGCCGACGGCACCGCGCCGTTCAAACCGATGGAAGGTAAACAGACCGAAGTGGGTCTGAAATATCAGCCGACCGAAAGCGTGTTGATGTCACTGGCGCTCTATGATCTGAAGCAGACTAACGTGGCGACGTACAACAGCACGCTGGGCTATTTTGAAAACGCCGGTGAAGTGGAATCGAAAGGTGTGGAGATGGAGCTTCATGCCACGCTCTACGACAACCTGAATCTGATTGCTTCTTATACCTACACCGATGCCGAAAATGTCAGCACTACTGTGGCAGGCACCGAAGGTAAAACGCCCGCGCGCATTCCTGCGCATATGGCTTCCGCCTTCGCGAGCTATACCTTACCCGGCGGGCCGTTAAAAGGTCTGACCGCAGGGGCGGGTGTGCGATACATTGGCACCAGCTATGGCGATGCGCAAAACACGTTTAAAGTGCCGTCAGTCGATCTGTATGACGCCATGCTGCGTTACGACCTGGGCGCGCTTAACGGCCAGCTCAAAAGCGCAGCGCTGCAGGTTAACGTCAACAACCTGGCGGATAAAAAATATGTCTCTGCTTGCGCGTCTGATACTGCCTGTTTCTATGGCGTGGGCCGCACCCTCACCGCAACGGTCAGTTACGCGTGGTGA
- the mpaA gene encoding murein tripeptide amidase MpaA: MTTQTTLRPRAQRGPLSDDARRYGESVLGAPLLWFPAPEAQRAPGLIIAGTHGDENAALVTLSCALRTLAPAHRRHHVVLAVNPDGCQLGLRANARGVDLNRNFPAANWQPGETVYRWNSAAEARDVTLSTGEKPGSEPETAALCQLIHQLKPAWVVSFHDPLGCIDDPRQTPLGQWLAGAFGLPHVTSVGYETPGSFGSWCADLGLTCITAEFPAISADDATERYLAAMTALLHYDDNA, from the coding sequence ATGACCACCCAGACCACGCTTCGACCCCGTGCCCAGCGCGGCCCCTTATCTGACGACGCCAGACGTTACGGCGAATCGGTGCTTGGCGCGCCGCTGCTTTGGTTTCCGGCCCCTGAGGCGCAACGCGCGCCAGGGCTTATTATCGCGGGCACGCATGGCGATGAGAACGCGGCGCTGGTGACGCTCTCCTGCGCGCTGCGCACCCTTGCGCCCGCGCACCGGCGGCATCATGTCGTGCTTGCGGTAAACCCCGACGGCTGCCAGCTTGGCCTGCGCGCCAACGCTCGTGGGGTCGATCTCAACCGCAATTTTCCGGCTGCGAACTGGCAGCCTGGTGAAACCGTTTATCGCTGGAACAGCGCCGCTGAAGCGCGCGATGTCACGCTATCGACCGGCGAAAAACCGGGTTCAGAGCCGGAAACCGCGGCGCTGTGTCAGTTAATTCATCAGCTGAAACCGGCCTGGGTCGTGTCGTTTCACGATCCGCTCGGCTGTATCGACGATCCTCGGCAAACACCGCTTGGCCAGTGGCTTGCCGGCGCGTTTGGTCTGCCGCATGTCACAAGCGTTGGCTATGAAACGCCAGGGTCCTTCGGCAGCTGGTGTGCGGATCTGGGGCTGACCTGCATTACCGCCGAGTTTCCGGCCATCTCCGCCGACGACGCCACTGAGCGTTATCTGGCGGCGATGACCGCGCTGTTGCATTACGACGATAACGCCTGA